A single region of the Strigops habroptila isolate Jane chromosome 3, bStrHab1.2.pri, whole genome shotgun sequence genome encodes:
- the CCDC134 gene encoding coiled-coil domain-containing protein 134, with the protein MDLLFLCPFLLALLLSWGGFADLEKQRVDSGLEIYKKLFEVKRKDQMNALKNLIELNDINQQYKIIDIMLKGLFKVLEDSRAVLIAADVPPDGPFPQDEKIKDAYSHVVENTAFFGDVVLRFPKIVHHYFDRNSNWNSLIRWGIGFCNLTGVFEQGPHSQVLGLMAQELGISEKSPDYRNPFKMEHSEFFPSADTFQKALREEEKRRKKEEKRKEIRKGPRISRSQSEL; encoded by the exons ATGgatcttctcttcctctgccccttcctgctggcgctgctgctgtcctggggcGGCTTCGCTGACCTGGAGAAACAGAGGGTGGACTCTGGCTTGGAGATCT ATAAGAAGCTGTTTGAGGTGAAGCGCAAGGACCAGATGAATGCGCTGAAGAACCTGATCGAGCTCAATGACATCAACCAGCAGTACAAAATCATTGACATCATGCTCAAGGGACTCTTCAAA GTGCTAGAGGACTCCCGGGCTGTGCTCATTGCTGCTGACGTGCCTCCCGATGGACCTTTCCCTCAGGACGAGAAGATAAAGGATG CATACTCCCACGTGGTGGAGAACACGGCCTTCTTCGGGGACGTCGTCCTGCGCTTCCCCAAGATCGTGCACCACTACTTTGACCGCAATTCCAACTGGAACAGCCTCATCCGCTGGGGCATCGGCTTCTGCAACCTGACAGGCGTGTTTGAACAGGGACCTCACTCACAGGTCCTGGGGCTG ATGGCTCAGGAGCTGGGAATCAGTGAGAAATCACCCGATTACCGCAATCCCTTTAAAATGGAGCACTCCGAG TTTTTCCCCAGCGCCGACACCTTCCAGAAGGCGTTGCGGGAGGAGGAGAAGcggaggaagaaggaggagaagcgGAAGGAGATCCGCAAGGGCCCACGCATCTCCCGCTCGCAGTCGGAGCTGTAG
- the SREBF2 gene encoding sterol regulatory element-binding protein 2 isoform X2: MEGGELGVESMDSLTELGDELTLGDIDEMLQFVSNQAGDFPDLFSDHLCGTFQGNSSSSSGGTLEPQLQRPYSQVQLQPFPPPPTSPQLQSLPVKAAQATPPAPPRSAPLLQPRPPLQPQLQQQAVMIAPTFSSAPQTRIIQQPVIYQNAATSFQVLQPQVQSLVTSSQVQPVAIQQQVQTVQAQRVLTQAANGTIQTLTPATVQTVAAPQVQQVPVLVQPQIIKTDSLVLTTLKADGNPVMAAVQNPALTALTAPIQTTALQTLVGSNGTILTTMPVMMGQEKVPIKQVPGGVKQPEPPKEGERRTTHNIIEKRYRSSINDKIIELKDLVMGTDAKMHKSGVLRKAIDYIKYLQQANHKLRQENMVLKLANQKNKLLKGIDLSSLVDNDVDLKIDDFNQNVLLMSPPASDSGSQAGFSPYSIDSEPGSPLLDDAKVKDEPDSPPVALGMVDRSRILLCALTFLCLSFNPLTSLLDARGTPESDSLVRHGSGRSVLTIESDAGGWFGWMMPTLILWLVNGVIVLSVFIKLLVHGEPVTRLHSRSSVTFWRHRKQADLDLARGDFAAAASNLQTCLSVLGRALPASRLDLACSLSWNVIRYSLQKLALVRWLLKRTSHQWRAREATAGFEDEAKTSARDAALAYHKLHQLHITGKLPSSSAYSGLHMALCAVNLAECAEEKIPPSTMAEIHLTAAVGLKTRCGGKLGFLASYFLSQAQSLCSSERSAIPDSLRWLCHPLGQKFFVERSWTVKSAAKESLYCTQRNPADPIAQVHQAFCENLLERAVDSLVKPQTRKEIVEQEEEEPCEFSSAMEYLKLLNSFLDSMGSGAPPFASNSVLKSALGPDMVCRWWSAAVAMAIGWLRGDDAAVRSHFAEVERMPKSLEMSENALVKATFYVCKAMQASLSGKADGQQNSLGHCERASSHLWNSLNMSSGISSTVLNNMIQLLACDLLLSLRTSLWQKQANASQALGETYHASAPELTGFQRDLGSLRKLAHGFRPAYRKVFLHEATVRLMAGASPTRTHQLLEHSLRRRTPQSSKQGELDTLPGQRERATAILLACRHLPLSFLSSPGQRAVLLAEAARTLEKVGDKRSCNDCQQMIVKLSGGTAIAAS, encoded by the exons ATGGAGGGCGGCGAGCTGGGCGTGGAGAGCATGGACAGCCTGACCGAGCTGGGCGACGAGCTCACCCTGGGCGACATTGACG agatgctgcagttcGTCAGTAACCAGGCAGGGGACTTCCCAGATCTGTTCTCGGATCACTTGTGTGGCACCTTCCagggcaacagcagcagcagcagtggcgGGACCCTGGAGCCACAGCTGCAGCGGCCATACAGCCAAgtgcagctccagcccttcccaCCACCTCCCACGTCCCCCCAGCTCCAGAGCCTGCCCGTCAAAGCGGCGCAGGCAACACCTCCGGCCCCTCCGCGCTCAGCCCCGCTCCTGCAGCCCCGGCCCCcactccagccccagctccagcagcaggctgtgatGATTGCGCCGAccttcagctctgctccccagacCAGGATTATCCAGCAGCCCGTGATCTACCAGAACGCGGCCACCAGTTTCCAAG ttctCCAGCCTCAAGTCCAGAGCCTGGTGACGTCCTCCCAGGTCCAGCCAGTAGCCATCCAGCAGCAAGTGCAGACTGTGCAGGCCCAGCGAGTGCTAACACAGGCTGCCAACGGCACCATCCAGACGTTAACGCCAGCCACGGTCCAGACGGTTGCTGCACCACAGGTCCAGCAAGTTCCA GTTCTGGTCCAACCTCAGATCATAAAAACGGACTCCCTTGTCTTGACAACCTTGAAAGCGGATGGTAATCCAGTTATGGCTGCAGTACAGAACCCAGCGCTGACAGCACTCACTGCTCCCATTCagaccacagctctgcag ACCCTCGTTGGGAGCAATGGGACCATTTTGACCACAATGCCGGTGATGATGGGACAAGAAAAGGTGCCTATCAAGCAAGTTCCTGGGGGCGTCAAGCAACCAGAACCACCTaaagaaggagagaggagaacaACTCACAACATCATTGAAAAGCGTTACCGGTCATCCATAAATGACAAGATCATTGAGCTGAAGGACCTTGTCATGGGCACTGATGCTAAG ATGCACAAGTCTGGAGTCCTGAGAAAAGCCATTGATTACATTAAATACCTACAGCAGGCCAACCATAAGCTAAGGCAGGAGAACATGGTTCTGAAGCTGGCTAACCAAAAAAACA AGCTGTTGAAGGGCATTGACCTAAGCAGCCTGGTTGACAACGATGTCGATCTGAAGATAGATGACTTCAATCAGAATGTGCTGCTGATGTCTCCTCCAGCCTCTGACTCGGGATCACAGGCTGGATTCTCTCCCTATTCTATTGACTCAGAGCCAGGAAGTCCACTCCTTGATGATGCAAAG GTTAAAGATGAGCCTGACTCTCCTCCTGTGGCCCTTGGTATGGTGGATCGCTCTCGAATACTCCTCTGTGCTCTCACattcctttgcctttccttcAATCCTCTGACATCTCTGCTGGATGCCCGAGGAACCCCAGAGTCCGACAGCCTGGTGCGGCATGGCTCTGGCAGGAGTGTGCTGACCATTGAGTCAG ATGCAGGTGGCTGGTTCGGCTGGATGATGCCCACGCTGATCCTGTGGCTCGTGAATGGGGTGATTGTACTGAGCGTGTTCATAAAGCTCCTCGTGCATGGAGAGCCAGTGACCCGGCTGCACTCACGGTCATCGGTCACCTTCTGGAGGCATCGCAAGCAGGCGGACCTGGATTTGGCACGG GGGGATTTTGCCGCAGCTGCGTCAAACCTGCAGACCTGCCTGTCGGTACTCGGCCGAGCGCTGCCGGCTTCCCGCCTGGACTTGGCCTGCAGCCTGTCCTGGAACGTCATCCGCTACAGCCTGCAGAAGCTGGCGCTGGTGCGGTGGCTGCTGAAGAGGACTTCTCATCAGTGGCGGGCAAGGGAGGCCACTGCAGGCTTCGAGGACGAGGCCAAGACCAGCGCTCGGGATGCAGCTCTAGCGTATCACAAGCTCCATCAGCTTCACATAACAG GTAAACTTCCCTCCAGCTCAGCTTACTCGGGCTTGCACATGGCCCTGTGTGCTGTGAATCTGGCTGAGTGTGCAGAAGAGAAGATCCCACCCAGCACAATGGCAGAAATCCACCTGACAGCTGCGGTTGGCTTGAAGACCCGCTGTGGAGGCAAGCTTGGCTTCCTAGCG AGCTACTTTCTAAGCCAGGCTCAGAGCCTGTGCAGCTCGGAGCGGAGTGCCATTCCTGACTCGTTGCGTTGGTTGTGCCACCCTCTGGGACAGAAGTTTTTTGTGGAGCGAAGCTGGACGGTGAAGTCGGCTGCAAAGGAGAGCCTGTACTGCACCCAAAGGAACCCTG CCGATCCTATTGCACAAGTTCATCAGGCATTTTGTGAGAACCTGCTAGAGCGAGCGGTGGATTCACTTGTGAAGCCTCAGACTAGGAAAGAGATAGTGgaacaagaggaggaggagccaTG CGAGTTCTCCAGTGCCATGGAGTACTTGAAACTGCTCAACTCTTTCTTGGACTCAATGGGAAGTGGAGCTCCACCTTTTGCCAGCAATTCTGTGCTCAAGTCTGCCCTGG GCCCTGACATGGTGTGCAGATGGTGGTCAGCAGCGGTGGCAATGGCAATCGGTTGGCTCAGAGGGGACGACGCGGCCGTGAGGTCACACTTTGCCGAAGTGGAGCGCATGCCGAAGTCCCTGGAGATGTCAGA gAATGCCCTGGTGAAAGCCACCTTCTATGTGTGTAAAGCCATGCAGGCCTCACTGTCTGGGAAGGCAGATGGACAGCAGAACTCCTTGGGTCACTGCGAGAGGGCCAGCAGTCACTTGTGGAACAGCCTCAACATGAGCAGTGGCATCTCCAGCACAGTCCTCAACAAT ATGATCCAGCTGCTGGCCTGTGACTTGCTGCTCTCTCTCCGCACCAGCCTGTGGCAGAAGCAGGCGAATGCCAGCCAAGCCCTGGGTGAGACCTACCACGCCTCGGCCCCTGAGCTGACGGGCTTCCAGCGCGACCTTGGCAGCCTGCGCAAGCTGGCCCATGGCTTCAGACCTGCCTATCGCAAG GTCTTCCTCCATGAGGCCACCGTGCGCCTGATGGCGGGTGCCAGCCCCACCCGCACCCaccagctgctggagcacagcttGAGGCGACGCACTCCCCAGAGCAGCAAGCAAG GTGAACTGGACACCCTGCCAGGCCAAAGGGAGCGAGCCACAGCCATCCTGCTGGCCTGCCGCCACCTTCCCCTGTCCTTTCTCTCCTCGCCGGGCCAGCGAGCGGTCCTGCTGGCTGAGGCTGCCCGCACCCTGGAAAAGGTGGGGGACAAGCGCTCCTGCAATGACTGCCAGCAGATGATCGTCAAGCTGAGTGGGGGCACGGCCATCGCTGCCTCCTAA
- the SREBF2 gene encoding sterol regulatory element-binding protein 2 isoform X1, with amino-acid sequence MEGGELGVESMDSLTELGDELTLGDIDEMLQFVSNQAGDFPDLFSDHLCGTFQGNSSSSSGGTLEPQLQRPYSQVQLQPFPPPPTSPQLQSLPVKAAQATPPAPPRSAPLLQPRPPLQPQLQQQAVMIAPTFSSAPQTRIIQQPVIYQNAATSFQGILQPQVQSLVTSSQVQPVAIQQQVQTVQAQRVLTQAANGTIQTLTPATVQTVAAPQVQQVPVLVQPQIIKTDSLVLTTLKADGNPVMAAVQNPALTALTAPIQTTALQTLVGSNGTILTTMPVMMGQEKVPIKQVPGGVKQPEPPKEGERRTTHNIIEKRYRSSINDKIIELKDLVMGTDAKMHKSGVLRKAIDYIKYLQQANHKLRQENMVLKLANQKNKLLKGIDLSSLVDNDVDLKIDDFNQNVLLMSPPASDSGSQAGFSPYSIDSEPGSPLLDDAKVKDEPDSPPVALGMVDRSRILLCALTFLCLSFNPLTSLLDARGTPESDSLVRHGSGRSVLTIESDAGGWFGWMMPTLILWLVNGVIVLSVFIKLLVHGEPVTRLHSRSSVTFWRHRKQADLDLARGDFAAAASNLQTCLSVLGRALPASRLDLACSLSWNVIRYSLQKLALVRWLLKRTSHQWRAREATAGFEDEAKTSARDAALAYHKLHQLHITGKLPSSSAYSGLHMALCAVNLAECAEEKIPPSTMAEIHLTAAVGLKTRCGGKLGFLASYFLSQAQSLCSSERSAIPDSLRWLCHPLGQKFFVERSWTVKSAAKESLYCTQRNPADPIAQVHQAFCENLLERAVDSLVKPQTRKEIVEQEEEEPCEFSSAMEYLKLLNSFLDSMGSGAPPFASNSVLKSALGPDMVCRWWSAAVAMAIGWLRGDDAAVRSHFAEVERMPKSLEMSENALVKATFYVCKAMQASLSGKADGQQNSLGHCERASSHLWNSLNMSSGISSTVLNNMIQLLACDLLLSLRTSLWQKQANASQALGETYHASAPELTGFQRDLGSLRKLAHGFRPAYRKVFLHEATVRLMAGASPTRTHQLLEHSLRRRTPQSSKQGELDTLPGQRERATAILLACRHLPLSFLSSPGQRAVLLAEAARTLEKVGDKRSCNDCQQMIVKLSGGTAIAAS; translated from the exons ATGGAGGGCGGCGAGCTGGGCGTGGAGAGCATGGACAGCCTGACCGAGCTGGGCGACGAGCTCACCCTGGGCGACATTGACG agatgctgcagttcGTCAGTAACCAGGCAGGGGACTTCCCAGATCTGTTCTCGGATCACTTGTGTGGCACCTTCCagggcaacagcagcagcagcagtggcgGGACCCTGGAGCCACAGCTGCAGCGGCCATACAGCCAAgtgcagctccagcccttcccaCCACCTCCCACGTCCCCCCAGCTCCAGAGCCTGCCCGTCAAAGCGGCGCAGGCAACACCTCCGGCCCCTCCGCGCTCAGCCCCGCTCCTGCAGCCCCGGCCCCcactccagccccagctccagcagcaggctgtgatGATTGCGCCGAccttcagctctgctccccagacCAGGATTATCCAGCAGCCCGTGATCTACCAGAACGCGGCCACCAGTTTCCAAGGTA ttctCCAGCCTCAAGTCCAGAGCCTGGTGACGTCCTCCCAGGTCCAGCCAGTAGCCATCCAGCAGCAAGTGCAGACTGTGCAGGCCCAGCGAGTGCTAACACAGGCTGCCAACGGCACCATCCAGACGTTAACGCCAGCCACGGTCCAGACGGTTGCTGCACCACAGGTCCAGCAAGTTCCA GTTCTGGTCCAACCTCAGATCATAAAAACGGACTCCCTTGTCTTGACAACCTTGAAAGCGGATGGTAATCCAGTTATGGCTGCAGTACAGAACCCAGCGCTGACAGCACTCACTGCTCCCATTCagaccacagctctgcag ACCCTCGTTGGGAGCAATGGGACCATTTTGACCACAATGCCGGTGATGATGGGACAAGAAAAGGTGCCTATCAAGCAAGTTCCTGGGGGCGTCAAGCAACCAGAACCACCTaaagaaggagagaggagaacaACTCACAACATCATTGAAAAGCGTTACCGGTCATCCATAAATGACAAGATCATTGAGCTGAAGGACCTTGTCATGGGCACTGATGCTAAG ATGCACAAGTCTGGAGTCCTGAGAAAAGCCATTGATTACATTAAATACCTACAGCAGGCCAACCATAAGCTAAGGCAGGAGAACATGGTTCTGAAGCTGGCTAACCAAAAAAACA AGCTGTTGAAGGGCATTGACCTAAGCAGCCTGGTTGACAACGATGTCGATCTGAAGATAGATGACTTCAATCAGAATGTGCTGCTGATGTCTCCTCCAGCCTCTGACTCGGGATCACAGGCTGGATTCTCTCCCTATTCTATTGACTCAGAGCCAGGAAGTCCACTCCTTGATGATGCAAAG GTTAAAGATGAGCCTGACTCTCCTCCTGTGGCCCTTGGTATGGTGGATCGCTCTCGAATACTCCTCTGTGCTCTCACattcctttgcctttccttcAATCCTCTGACATCTCTGCTGGATGCCCGAGGAACCCCAGAGTCCGACAGCCTGGTGCGGCATGGCTCTGGCAGGAGTGTGCTGACCATTGAGTCAG ATGCAGGTGGCTGGTTCGGCTGGATGATGCCCACGCTGATCCTGTGGCTCGTGAATGGGGTGATTGTACTGAGCGTGTTCATAAAGCTCCTCGTGCATGGAGAGCCAGTGACCCGGCTGCACTCACGGTCATCGGTCACCTTCTGGAGGCATCGCAAGCAGGCGGACCTGGATTTGGCACGG GGGGATTTTGCCGCAGCTGCGTCAAACCTGCAGACCTGCCTGTCGGTACTCGGCCGAGCGCTGCCGGCTTCCCGCCTGGACTTGGCCTGCAGCCTGTCCTGGAACGTCATCCGCTACAGCCTGCAGAAGCTGGCGCTGGTGCGGTGGCTGCTGAAGAGGACTTCTCATCAGTGGCGGGCAAGGGAGGCCACTGCAGGCTTCGAGGACGAGGCCAAGACCAGCGCTCGGGATGCAGCTCTAGCGTATCACAAGCTCCATCAGCTTCACATAACAG GTAAACTTCCCTCCAGCTCAGCTTACTCGGGCTTGCACATGGCCCTGTGTGCTGTGAATCTGGCTGAGTGTGCAGAAGAGAAGATCCCACCCAGCACAATGGCAGAAATCCACCTGACAGCTGCGGTTGGCTTGAAGACCCGCTGTGGAGGCAAGCTTGGCTTCCTAGCG AGCTACTTTCTAAGCCAGGCTCAGAGCCTGTGCAGCTCGGAGCGGAGTGCCATTCCTGACTCGTTGCGTTGGTTGTGCCACCCTCTGGGACAGAAGTTTTTTGTGGAGCGAAGCTGGACGGTGAAGTCGGCTGCAAAGGAGAGCCTGTACTGCACCCAAAGGAACCCTG CCGATCCTATTGCACAAGTTCATCAGGCATTTTGTGAGAACCTGCTAGAGCGAGCGGTGGATTCACTTGTGAAGCCTCAGACTAGGAAAGAGATAGTGgaacaagaggaggaggagccaTG CGAGTTCTCCAGTGCCATGGAGTACTTGAAACTGCTCAACTCTTTCTTGGACTCAATGGGAAGTGGAGCTCCACCTTTTGCCAGCAATTCTGTGCTCAAGTCTGCCCTGG GCCCTGACATGGTGTGCAGATGGTGGTCAGCAGCGGTGGCAATGGCAATCGGTTGGCTCAGAGGGGACGACGCGGCCGTGAGGTCACACTTTGCCGAAGTGGAGCGCATGCCGAAGTCCCTGGAGATGTCAGA gAATGCCCTGGTGAAAGCCACCTTCTATGTGTGTAAAGCCATGCAGGCCTCACTGTCTGGGAAGGCAGATGGACAGCAGAACTCCTTGGGTCACTGCGAGAGGGCCAGCAGTCACTTGTGGAACAGCCTCAACATGAGCAGTGGCATCTCCAGCACAGTCCTCAACAAT ATGATCCAGCTGCTGGCCTGTGACTTGCTGCTCTCTCTCCGCACCAGCCTGTGGCAGAAGCAGGCGAATGCCAGCCAAGCCCTGGGTGAGACCTACCACGCCTCGGCCCCTGAGCTGACGGGCTTCCAGCGCGACCTTGGCAGCCTGCGCAAGCTGGCCCATGGCTTCAGACCTGCCTATCGCAAG GTCTTCCTCCATGAGGCCACCGTGCGCCTGATGGCGGGTGCCAGCCCCACCCGCACCCaccagctgctggagcacagcttGAGGCGACGCACTCCCCAGAGCAGCAAGCAAG GTGAACTGGACACCCTGCCAGGCCAAAGGGAGCGAGCCACAGCCATCCTGCTGGCCTGCCGCCACCTTCCCCTGTCCTTTCTCTCCTCGCCGGGCCAGCGAGCGGTCCTGCTGGCTGAGGCTGCCCGCACCCTGGAAAAGGTGGGGGACAAGCGCTCCTGCAATGACTGCCAGCAGATGATCGTCAAGCTGAGTGGGGGCACGGCCATCGCTGCCTCCTAA
- the SREBF2 gene encoding sterol regulatory element-binding protein 2 isoform X3 yields MLQFVSNQAGDFPDLFSDHLCGTFQGNSSSSSGGTLEPQLQRPYSQVQLQPFPPPPTSPQLQSLPVKAAQATPPAPPRSAPLLQPRPPLQPQLQQQAVMIAPTFSSAPQTRIIQQPVIYQNAATSFQGILQPQVQSLVTSSQVQPVAIQQQVQTVQAQRVLTQAANGTIQTLTPATVQTVAAPQVQQVPVLVQPQIIKTDSLVLTTLKADGNPVMAAVQNPALTALTAPIQTTALQTLVGSNGTILTTMPVMMGQEKVPIKQVPGGVKQPEPPKEGERRTTHNIIEKRYRSSINDKIIELKDLVMGTDAKMHKSGVLRKAIDYIKYLQQANHKLRQENMVLKLANQKNKLLKGIDLSSLVDNDVDLKIDDFNQNVLLMSPPASDSGSQAGFSPYSIDSEPGSPLLDDAKVKDEPDSPPVALGMVDRSRILLCALTFLCLSFNPLTSLLDARGTPESDSLVRHGSGRSVLTIESDAGGWFGWMMPTLILWLVNGVIVLSVFIKLLVHGEPVTRLHSRSSVTFWRHRKQADLDLARGDFAAAASNLQTCLSVLGRALPASRLDLACSLSWNVIRYSLQKLALVRWLLKRTSHQWRAREATAGFEDEAKTSARDAALAYHKLHQLHITGKLPSSSAYSGLHMALCAVNLAECAEEKIPPSTMAEIHLTAAVGLKTRCGGKLGFLASYFLSQAQSLCSSERSAIPDSLRWLCHPLGQKFFVERSWTVKSAAKESLYCTQRNPADPIAQVHQAFCENLLERAVDSLVKPQTRKEIVEQEEEEPCEFSSAMEYLKLLNSFLDSMGSGAPPFASNSVLKSALGPDMVCRWWSAAVAMAIGWLRGDDAAVRSHFAEVERMPKSLEMSENALVKATFYVCKAMQASLSGKADGQQNSLGHCERASSHLWNSLNMSSGISSTVLNNMIQLLACDLLLSLRTSLWQKQANASQALGETYHASAPELTGFQRDLGSLRKLAHGFRPAYRKVFLHEATVRLMAGASPTRTHQLLEHSLRRRTPQSSKQGELDTLPGQRERATAILLACRHLPLSFLSSPGQRAVLLAEAARTLEKVGDKRSCNDCQQMIVKLSGGTAIAAS; encoded by the exons atgctgcagttcGTCAGTAACCAGGCAGGGGACTTCCCAGATCTGTTCTCGGATCACTTGTGTGGCACCTTCCagggcaacagcagcagcagcagtggcgGGACCCTGGAGCCACAGCTGCAGCGGCCATACAGCCAAgtgcagctccagcccttcccaCCACCTCCCACGTCCCCCCAGCTCCAGAGCCTGCCCGTCAAAGCGGCGCAGGCAACACCTCCGGCCCCTCCGCGCTCAGCCCCGCTCCTGCAGCCCCGGCCCCcactccagccccagctccagcagcaggctgtgatGATTGCGCCGAccttcagctctgctccccagacCAGGATTATCCAGCAGCCCGTGATCTACCAGAACGCGGCCACCAGTTTCCAAGGTA ttctCCAGCCTCAAGTCCAGAGCCTGGTGACGTCCTCCCAGGTCCAGCCAGTAGCCATCCAGCAGCAAGTGCAGACTGTGCAGGCCCAGCGAGTGCTAACACAGGCTGCCAACGGCACCATCCAGACGTTAACGCCAGCCACGGTCCAGACGGTTGCTGCACCACAGGTCCAGCAAGTTCCA GTTCTGGTCCAACCTCAGATCATAAAAACGGACTCCCTTGTCTTGACAACCTTGAAAGCGGATGGTAATCCAGTTATGGCTGCAGTACAGAACCCAGCGCTGACAGCACTCACTGCTCCCATTCagaccacagctctgcag ACCCTCGTTGGGAGCAATGGGACCATTTTGACCACAATGCCGGTGATGATGGGACAAGAAAAGGTGCCTATCAAGCAAGTTCCTGGGGGCGTCAAGCAACCAGAACCACCTaaagaaggagagaggagaacaACTCACAACATCATTGAAAAGCGTTACCGGTCATCCATAAATGACAAGATCATTGAGCTGAAGGACCTTGTCATGGGCACTGATGCTAAG ATGCACAAGTCTGGAGTCCTGAGAAAAGCCATTGATTACATTAAATACCTACAGCAGGCCAACCATAAGCTAAGGCAGGAGAACATGGTTCTGAAGCTGGCTAACCAAAAAAACA AGCTGTTGAAGGGCATTGACCTAAGCAGCCTGGTTGACAACGATGTCGATCTGAAGATAGATGACTTCAATCAGAATGTGCTGCTGATGTCTCCTCCAGCCTCTGACTCGGGATCACAGGCTGGATTCTCTCCCTATTCTATTGACTCAGAGCCAGGAAGTCCACTCCTTGATGATGCAAAG GTTAAAGATGAGCCTGACTCTCCTCCTGTGGCCCTTGGTATGGTGGATCGCTCTCGAATACTCCTCTGTGCTCTCACattcctttgcctttccttcAATCCTCTGACATCTCTGCTGGATGCCCGAGGAACCCCAGAGTCCGACAGCCTGGTGCGGCATGGCTCTGGCAGGAGTGTGCTGACCATTGAGTCAG ATGCAGGTGGCTGGTTCGGCTGGATGATGCCCACGCTGATCCTGTGGCTCGTGAATGGGGTGATTGTACTGAGCGTGTTCATAAAGCTCCTCGTGCATGGAGAGCCAGTGACCCGGCTGCACTCACGGTCATCGGTCACCTTCTGGAGGCATCGCAAGCAGGCGGACCTGGATTTGGCACGG GGGGATTTTGCCGCAGCTGCGTCAAACCTGCAGACCTGCCTGTCGGTACTCGGCCGAGCGCTGCCGGCTTCCCGCCTGGACTTGGCCTGCAGCCTGTCCTGGAACGTCATCCGCTACAGCCTGCAGAAGCTGGCGCTGGTGCGGTGGCTGCTGAAGAGGACTTCTCATCAGTGGCGGGCAAGGGAGGCCACTGCAGGCTTCGAGGACGAGGCCAAGACCAGCGCTCGGGATGCAGCTCTAGCGTATCACAAGCTCCATCAGCTTCACATAACAG GTAAACTTCCCTCCAGCTCAGCTTACTCGGGCTTGCACATGGCCCTGTGTGCTGTGAATCTGGCTGAGTGTGCAGAAGAGAAGATCCCACCCAGCACAATGGCAGAAATCCACCTGACAGCTGCGGTTGGCTTGAAGACCCGCTGTGGAGGCAAGCTTGGCTTCCTAGCG AGCTACTTTCTAAGCCAGGCTCAGAGCCTGTGCAGCTCGGAGCGGAGTGCCATTCCTGACTCGTTGCGTTGGTTGTGCCACCCTCTGGGACAGAAGTTTTTTGTGGAGCGAAGCTGGACGGTGAAGTCGGCTGCAAAGGAGAGCCTGTACTGCACCCAAAGGAACCCTG CCGATCCTATTGCACAAGTTCATCAGGCATTTTGTGAGAACCTGCTAGAGCGAGCGGTGGATTCACTTGTGAAGCCTCAGACTAGGAAAGAGATAGTGgaacaagaggaggaggagccaTG CGAGTTCTCCAGTGCCATGGAGTACTTGAAACTGCTCAACTCTTTCTTGGACTCAATGGGAAGTGGAGCTCCACCTTTTGCCAGCAATTCTGTGCTCAAGTCTGCCCTGG GCCCTGACATGGTGTGCAGATGGTGGTCAGCAGCGGTGGCAATGGCAATCGGTTGGCTCAGAGGGGACGACGCGGCCGTGAGGTCACACTTTGCCGAAGTGGAGCGCATGCCGAAGTCCCTGGAGATGTCAGA gAATGCCCTGGTGAAAGCCACCTTCTATGTGTGTAAAGCCATGCAGGCCTCACTGTCTGGGAAGGCAGATGGACAGCAGAACTCCTTGGGTCACTGCGAGAGGGCCAGCAGTCACTTGTGGAACAGCCTCAACATGAGCAGTGGCATCTCCAGCACAGTCCTCAACAAT ATGATCCAGCTGCTGGCCTGTGACTTGCTGCTCTCTCTCCGCACCAGCCTGTGGCAGAAGCAGGCGAATGCCAGCCAAGCCCTGGGTGAGACCTACCACGCCTCGGCCCCTGAGCTGACGGGCTTCCAGCGCGACCTTGGCAGCCTGCGCAAGCTGGCCCATGGCTTCAGACCTGCCTATCGCAAG GTCTTCCTCCATGAGGCCACCGTGCGCCTGATGGCGGGTGCCAGCCCCACCCGCACCCaccagctgctggagcacagcttGAGGCGACGCACTCCCCAGAGCAGCAAGCAAG GTGAACTGGACACCCTGCCAGGCCAAAGGGAGCGAGCCACAGCCATCCTGCTGGCCTGCCGCCACCTTCCCCTGTCCTTTCTCTCCTCGCCGGGCCAGCGAGCGGTCCTGCTGGCTGAGGCTGCCCGCACCCTGGAAAAGGTGGGGGACAAGCGCTCCTGCAATGACTGCCAGCAGATGATCGTCAAGCTGAGTGGGGGCACGGCCATCGCTGCCTCCTAA